A portion of the Haemorhous mexicanus isolate bHaeMex1 chromosome 3, bHaeMex1.pri, whole genome shotgun sequence genome contains these proteins:
- the PNRC1 gene encoding proline-rich nuclear receptor coactivator 1, which yields MVTTTAPPPFLARISAGTEDPRRLPPSALLQRLRRGDSNCENQPSCCLAGPGGSARPALKRVRRRKGKIRPGPAGLLPSRYQQYQQHRAGLGRRTPLGTDLVTDAPPEEPPAPAPSRPAPGKPLRKEFLKNKMGKTEKAAVPYGQPVHSLHLCEQPKINRQKSKCNTPVTKIASTKKIENFWQDSVSPEIVQKQEKKPLKNAENFRNAKSKKPIALNEVSQKENYAGAKFSDPPSPSVLPKPPSHWVGGTAELSDQNRELMAVHLKTLLKVQA from the exons ATGGTTACCACCACGGCGCCGCCGCCCTTCCTGGCTCGGATCTCGGCGGGCACCGAAGACCCGCGGCGGCTGCCGCCCTCCGCCCTGCTCCAGCGCCTCCGGCGCGGGGACAGCAACTGCGAgaaccagcccagctgctgcctggcgGGCCCGGGGGgcagcgcccgccccgcgctGAAGAGGGTGCGGCGGAGGAAGGGAAAGATCCGGCCCGGGCCCGCGGGGCTTCTGCCCAGCCGCTACCAGCAGTATCAGCAGCACCGCGCCGGGCTGGGGAGACGGACGCCGCTGGGAACCGACTTGGTGACGGACGCCCCCCCGGAGGAGCCCCCTGCGCCTGCCCCCTCGAGACCTGCGCCCGGCAAACCCCTCAGGAAGGAG TTCTTAAAAAACAAGATGGGAAAGACAGAGAAGGCGGCCGTCCCCTACGGCCAGCCCGTTCACAGCTTACACCTGTGTGAACAACCAAAGATTAACAGGCAGAAGAGTAAGTGTAACACGCCAGTGACGAAGATCGCCTCGACAAAAAAGATAGAGAACTTTTGGCAGGATTCTGTGTCGCCAGAAATAGTTcagaagcaggagaaaaagcCACTTAAAAACGCAGAAAACTTCAGAAATGCCAAGTCCAAGAAACCTATTGCCCTAAATGAAGTGagccaaaaagaaaattacGCTGGGGCAAAGTTCAGTGACCCACCATCTCCCAGTGTCCTTCCAAAGCCTCCCAGCCACTGGGTGGGTGGCACAGCTGAACTGTCTGACCAAAACAGGGAGTTGATGGCAGTCCATTTAAAAACTCTCCTAAAAGTTCAAGCGTAG
- the BORCS6 gene encoding LOW QUALITY PROTEIN: BLOC-1-related complex subunit 6 (The sequence of the model RefSeq protein was modified relative to this genomic sequence to represent the inferred CDS: inserted 3 bases in 2 codons; deleted 1 base in 1 codon) has translation GEEVVAQTEPPLGEHGGGVRRATSSSRCCYPGTSRPLPPPRQPPCADGASIAPLCPAPPIAAEQRPLCPRSSQSKATQTLQATPXPRGRPIRAGTPPVSESRARSARQAGGAXHRPIGIRKNSPGRTSPGPSANRGRRKQASARPRWAVAAGGHASLAMEEPGLSAAPPEGRGRDERSLEALSLAGGGEAAVAGRQLAEGRRATLASALELEGTVLREGRLTQFVANNLERRIRLSGAPRGDPPVGGGGSSIPAIDPGALQDVVALAGQVAAQVDELLRNVHCGLQALTALSVGCIQTYRDGVESLGEAADLSIRAMYALVARCEELDRAMQPVPALAKRIRDMKGTLERLEGLCK, from the exons GGTGAGGAAGTGGTGGCGCAAACGGAGCCGCCGCTAGGAGAACATGGCGGGGGAGTGAGGCgagccaccagcagctcc cgGTGTTGTTACCCGGGTACGTCCCGCCCACTTCCGCCCCCGCGCCAACCGCCGTGTGCGGACGGCGCCAGCATCGCCCCTCTCTGCCCCGCCCCGCCAATCGCGGCGGAGCAGCGGCCTCTGTGCCCTCGCTCCAGCCAATCGAAAGCGACACAAACACTCCAAGCCACGC CCCCTAGGGGCCGCCCAATCCGGGCAGGCACGCCCCCTGTCTCCGAGTCACGGGCTCGCAGTGCGCGGCAGGCGGGCGGTGC TCACCGGCCAATCGGGATCCGCAAGAACAGCCCAGGCCGCACCTCCCCGGGGCCCTCAGCCAATCGCGGGAGACGTAAACAGGCGTCGGCGCGCCCCCGGTGGGCGGTGGCAGCGGGTGGGCACGCGTCGCTCGCCATGGAGGAGCCGGGCCTGTCCGCCGCGCCGCCGGAGGGGCGGGGGCGGGACGAGCGGAGCCTGGAGGCGCTTAGCCTGGCTGGCGGCGGAGAGGCGGCCGTGGCGGGGCGGCAGCTGGCGGAGGGGCGGCGGGCGACGCTGGCGAGCGCCCTGGAACTGGAGGGGACGGTGCTGCGCGAAGGGCGCCTCACCCAGTTCGTAGCCAACAACCTGGAGCGGCGGATCCGGCTGAGCGGCGCCCCGCGGGGCGACCCTCCGGTGGGGGGCGGCGGGTCCTCCATCCCCGCCATCGACCCCGGGGCGCTGCAGGACGTGGTGGCCCTGGCCGGGCAGGTGGCGGCGCAGGTGGACGAGCTGCTGCGGAACGTGCACTGCGGGCTGCAGGCGCTGACGGCGCTCAGCGTTGGCTGCATCCAGACCTACCGCGACGGCGTGGAAAGCCTGGGCGAGGCGGCCGACCTCAGCATCCGCGCCATGTACGCACTGGTGGCGCGCTGCGAGGAGCTGGACCGCGCCATGCAGCCCGTGCCCGCCCTGGCCAAGCGCATCCGTGACATGAAGGGCACGCTGGAGCGGCTGGAGGGGCTCTGCAAGTAG